Proteins from a genomic interval of Cyanobium sp. AMD-g:
- a CDS encoding acetylserotonin O-methyltransferase — translation MDPSADLSGLFLQLACGNWITQMLHVAAELAVADHLAAAGPDGLTAEELAGRCGADGESLFRLLRGLASLGVFAESESQPRRFVLTPLAELLRSDHPGSLRQFMRMLGGEHYDAWTDLLHSVRSGESAFRHHFGEPVFDWYGHNPERGAIFDGAMTDFSRVETEGLLAAWDFSADRHLVDVGGGRGGLLQTVLRHHGHLRGTLFDQPAVVAPVVVPPELEGRFSVAAGDFFASVPAGGDTYLLKHILHDWGDDACLTILGHIRAGLAPGGRLLILEQVIPPGNDPAPGKLLDLNMLVMTEGGRERTPTEYAQLLERAGLRLAGIHPTPSPVAVVEAVAA, via the coding sequence ATGGACCCCAGCGCGGATCTCTCCGGCCTTTTCCTCCAGCTGGCCTGCGGCAACTGGATCACCCAGATGCTGCATGTGGCCGCCGAGCTGGCGGTCGCCGACCATCTGGCGGCCGCCGGCCCCGACGGCCTGACGGCCGAGGAGCTCGCCGGCCGCTGCGGCGCCGACGGCGAGTCCCTGTTCCGGCTGCTGCGGGGCCTGGCCAGCCTGGGCGTGTTCGCCGAGAGCGAGAGCCAGCCGCGCCGCTTCGTGCTCACCCCCCTGGCCGAACTGCTGCGCAGCGACCACCCCGGCTCCCTGCGCCAGTTCATGCGCATGCTCGGCGGCGAGCATTACGACGCCTGGACCGACCTGCTCCACAGCGTCCGCAGCGGCGAGAGCGCCTTCCGCCACCACTTCGGCGAACCCGTCTTCGACTGGTACGGCCACAACCCCGAGCGCGGCGCCATCTTCGACGGCGCCATGACCGACTTCTCCCGCGTCGAGACCGAGGGGCTGCTGGCGGCCTGGGACTTCAGCGCCGACCGCCACCTGGTCGACGTGGGCGGCGGCCGCGGCGGACTGCTGCAGACCGTGCTGCGCCACCACGGCCATCTGCGCGGCACCCTCTTCGACCAGCCGGCGGTGGTGGCGCCGGTGGTGGTGCCGCCGGAGCTGGAGGGGCGCTTCAGCGTCGCCGCTGGCGATTTCTTCGCCAGCGTGCCGGCCGGCGGCGACACCTACCTGCTCAAGCACATCCTCCACGACTGGGGCGATGACGCCTGCCTGACGATCCTCGGCCACATCCGCGCCGGGCTGGCCCCCGGCGGGCGGCTGCTGATCCTCGAGCAAGTGATCCCCCCGGGCAACGATCCGGCCCCGGGCAAGCTGCTCGATCTCAACATGCTGGTGATGACCGAGGGCGGCCGGGAACGCACCCCCACGGAGTACGCGCAGCTGCTGGAGCGCGCCGGCCTGCGGCTGGCGGGGATCCACCCGACCCCGTCACCGGTGGCGGTGGTGGAGGCGGTGGCGGCCTGA
- a CDS encoding metallophosphoesterase: MNLASEAGITTKIQRMAERVRWGHPALARQGIDPCRLAIEGDPGTPEAFSFLVLGDSGTGLHRRDTPQRRVAQQLLAHGADARFLLHTGDVVYQVGSSEQYPDNFIRPYREWIVGGEDWRRLRYDRLVFKVPFLPVLGNHDYYDLPLPLGLLAGLTAPPRRLLRTWLDLDVGWHGSFVGQAWARAFLDGLGAVPEAELEEHIARTRTATVDGARCLLYRPGAFTRLPHRHYCFRWAGVDVFALDSNTFNQPLPAGADDGQLRRRRQRLEAERATLLLSLGPLGGDEDTRDDRAAKAEQLDEQVRDIDKQLEGGPPAVDDAQLDWFADALIASWRNPHVRGRLLVLHHPPVVTETSKWDQGQTLAVRARLRGVLDRVAAALGDRPAGRPLLDLALSGHAHCMEFLQTADTGHGDAHIPWLICGGSGYSLRRQRPEGPELLEGPPGAERVVARSRLFLGRSGRGSALRRAYSALRVEVAAGTPLKLTLVPLVAEKAQGEWRPYRGASITL; this comes from the coding sequence ATGAACCTGGCCTCCGAAGCGGGGATCACCACCAAGATCCAGCGAATGGCTGAACGGGTGCGCTGGGGCCATCCCGCCCTCGCCCGCCAGGGCATCGACCCCTGCCGCCTGGCGATCGAAGGCGATCCGGGCACCCCCGAGGCCTTCTCCTTCCTCGTGCTCGGCGACAGCGGCACCGGTCTGCACCGCCGCGACACCCCCCAGCGGCGGGTGGCGCAGCAGCTGCTCGCCCATGGCGCCGATGCCCGCTTCCTGCTCCACACCGGTGATGTCGTCTATCAGGTGGGCTCCAGTGAGCAGTACCCGGACAACTTCATCCGCCCCTACCGCGAGTGGATCGTGGGCGGCGAGGACTGGCGCCGGCTGCGCTACGACCGGCTCGTGTTCAAGGTGCCGTTCCTGCCGGTGCTCGGCAACCACGACTACTACGACCTGCCGCTGCCGCTGGGGCTGCTCGCCGGCTTGACGGCGCCGCCACGGCGCCTGCTGCGGACCTGGCTGGATCTGGATGTGGGCTGGCACGGCTCCTTCGTGGGCCAGGCCTGGGCCCGCGCCTTCCTCGATGGGCTTGGCGCCGTGCCCGAGGCCGAGTTGGAGGAGCACATCGCCCGCACCCGCACCGCCACGGTCGACGGGGCCCGCTGCCTGCTCTACCGCCCCGGCGCCTTCACCCGCCTGCCCCACCGCCACTACTGCTTCCGCTGGGCCGGGGTGGATGTGTTCGCCCTCGACTCCAACACCTTCAACCAGCCCCTGCCGGCCGGCGCCGACGACGGCCAGCTGCGCCGGCGCCGCCAGCGACTGGAAGCGGAACGGGCCACCCTGCTGCTCTCCCTCGGCCCCCTCGGCGGCGACGAGGACACCCGCGACGACCGGGCCGCCAAGGCCGAGCAGCTCGATGAGCAGGTCCGGGACATCGACAAGCAGCTCGAAGGAGGTCCGCCGGCGGTGGATGACGCCCAGCTCGACTGGTTCGCCGACGCCCTGATCGCCTCCTGGCGCAACCCGCACGTGCGGGGCCGGCTGCTGGTGCTGCACCATCCCCCCGTCGTCACCGAAACCAGCAAGTGGGACCAGGGCCAGACCTTGGCGGTGCGGGCCCGGCTGCGCGGCGTGCTGGATCGCGTCGCCGCCGCCCTCGGCGATCGGCCGGCTGGCCGGCCCCTGCTTGATCTGGCCTTGAGCGGCCATGCCCACTGCATGGAGTTTCTCCAGACCGCCGACACCGGCCATGGTGATGCCCACATTCCGTGGCTGATCTGCGGTGGCAGCGGCTACAGCCTGCGCCGCCAGCGGCCGGAGGGGCCCGAACTGCTGGAGGGTCCACCCGGTGCCGAGCGTGTCGTGGCCCGCTCCCGCCTCTTCCTCGGCCGCAGCGGCCGGGGCTCCGCCCTGCGCCGCGCCTACTCCGCCCTGCGGGTGGAGGTGGCGGCCGGCACCCCACTGAAACTCACGCTCGTACCGCTGGTGGCGGAGAAGGCCCAAGGGGAATGGCGGCCCTACCGCGGGGCCTCCATCACGCTGTAG
- a CDS encoding diacylglycerol kinase family protein, with protein MTQALALLASESRHEALLEWLDRQAIAVAGFPLIATTELAGRLQGDPRTSHLTVTAFEPLADGGDIHLAARVLAGGVDLVLAFLDPEAPPGTPPDARLLLRACDLASVPLALSAATADLLMRGLAHGRAAYLIFNPVAGQGDPNADLALIRSILEPQFLVTVLLTRAGVDPAEQTRELVDLLESRPAADAGNVMIVASGGDGTVSAVAGAVAGTGIPLGVIPRGTANAFASALGIPTDLVGACDTILAGHTVVVDTALCNDVPMTLLAGLGFEAGMVDRATRELKTMLGPLAYVLAGAQQLATQQPFQARFEIDGLVTEVQAAAITVANVAPPTSVLAQGFGRVIPDDGLLEITIASPTTRLQGLNALASLLTSAVVQSPANHPDLLCLRARKITITTDPPQKLVIDGEMLEADPVTFTCLPGALTVFAPMPPP; from the coding sequence ATGACCCAAGCTCTGGCATTGCTGGCGAGTGAGTCGCGCCACGAGGCGCTGCTCGAGTGGCTTGATCGACAGGCCATCGCTGTCGCCGGTTTCCCCCTTATCGCCACCACCGAACTGGCCGGGCGGCTCCAGGGCGATCCCCGCACATCCCACTTAACGGTCACGGCGTTTGAGCCGCTCGCCGATGGCGGCGACATCCATCTGGCCGCCCGCGTGCTCGCCGGTGGCGTGGATCTGGTGCTGGCCTTCCTCGATCCGGAGGCGCCGCCTGGCACACCGCCCGACGCCCGGCTGCTGCTGCGCGCCTGTGATCTGGCCTCGGTGCCCCTGGCGCTCAGTGCCGCGACGGCCGATCTGCTGATGCGGGGCCTGGCCCACGGCCGCGCGGCTTACCTCATCTTCAATCCCGTGGCCGGCCAAGGGGATCCGAATGCCGACCTGGCCCTGATCCGTTCGATCCTCGAACCCCAGTTCCTCGTCACGGTGCTGCTCACCCGAGCAGGCGTTGACCCAGCCGAGCAGACCCGGGAACTGGTTGACCTGCTGGAGTCTCGCCCCGCCGCCGATGCCGGCAACGTGATGATCGTGGCTTCGGGGGGAGATGGCACCGTCTCGGCGGTGGCAGGGGCGGTGGCAGGGACCGGCATTCCCCTTGGCGTGATCCCCCGTGGCACGGCCAACGCCTTCGCTTCGGCGCTCGGTATCCCCACCGACCTGGTCGGCGCCTGCGACACCATCCTGGCCGGCCACACCGTCGTCGTGGACACAGCCCTTTGCAACGATGTGCCCATGACCCTGCTGGCGGGGCTGGGCTTCGAGGCCGGAATGGTGGACCGGGCCACACGCGAGCTCAAGACGATGCTCGGCCCGCTCGCCTACGTGCTCGCCGGAGCGCAGCAACTCGCGACCCAACAGCCGTTCCAGGCCCGCTTCGAGATCGACGGCCTCGTCACCGAGGTGCAGGCGGCCGCCATCACCGTGGCCAACGTGGCCCCACCCACCTCCGTTCTGGCCCAGGGCTTCGGGCGGGTGATCCCCGACGACGGCCTGCTGGAGATCACCATCGCCTCGCCCACCACGCGGCTGCAGGGACTCAATGCCCTCGCCTCTCTGCTGACATCCGCCGTGGTGCAATCGCCTGCCAACCACCCCGATCTTCTGTGTCTGCGGGCCAGAAAGATCACGATCACCACCGATCCGCCCCAGAAGCTGGTGATCGATGGAGAGATGCTCGAAGCCGACCCGGTGACCTTCACCTGCCTGCCCGGCGCCCTGACCGTGTTCGCACCGATGCCGCCACCGTGA
- a CDS encoding HAD family phosphatase, producing MVQAALAGDVETLLKGHRFEGLMQVLALTHAGMTIGEFHAAVEAWFTSATHPRYSRPYVDLTYLPMQELLRHLRANGFKNFIVSGGGTDFMHVWAERVYGIPPEQVLGSTARTTFELREGGPVLTKTLDQLFVNDKEGKPVMIHQFIGRRPILCCGNSDGDLAMLQYTTISNPRPSFGLLVHHTDGEREYAYDAVKKSTGRLVDALKEAPGCGWLVVDMKHDWTVVFHD from the coding sequence ATGGTCCAGGCCGCGTTGGCCGGCGATGTTGAAACACTCCTGAAAGGCCATCGCTTTGAAGGTCTGATGCAGGTCCTGGCACTCACCCATGCTGGGATGACGATCGGTGAGTTCCACGCTGCCGTCGAAGCCTGGTTCACCTCGGCCACCCATCCGCGCTACAGCAGGCCCTATGTGGACCTCACCTATCTGCCGATGCAGGAGCTGCTGCGCCATCTGCGGGCCAATGGCTTCAAGAACTTCATTGTTTCTGGTGGTGGCACGGATTTCATGCACGTCTGGGCGGAGCGTGTTTACGGCATCCCCCCGGAGCAGGTGCTGGGTTCAACGGCACGGACGACGTTTGAGCTTCGTGAGGGCGGACCAGTACTGACAAAAACTCTCGATCAGTTGTTCGTCAACGACAAGGAAGGCAAGCCAGTGATGATTCACCAGTTCATCGGCAGACGACCGATTCTATGTTGCGGCAATAGCGATGGTGACCTGGCGATGTTGCAATACACCACGATCAGCAATCCGCGACCGAGCTTCGGTCTGCTTGTCCACCACACCGATGGTGAGCGCGAATATGCCTACGACGCCGTGAAGAAAAGCACTGGCAGGCTGGTCGATGCCCTCAAGGAGGCTCCAGGTTGCGGCTGGCTGGTTGTGGACATGAAGCATGACTGGACTGTCGTTTTTCATGACTAG
- a CDS encoding dihydrofolate reductase family protein, translating into MTTQYYTASSLDGFVATEDDSLEWLFPLGDVKEAGYPAFIAQVGAIAMGASTYEWMLHHSDKVVEDSGSAWPFTQPCWVFTHRVLPGIDGADIRFVQGSVQDVHPAMLEVAAGMNIWIAGGGALAVQFHDAGLLDEAIIQIGSVTLGQGKPLFPRRATNPPWRLLSVRQIGSGLAELHYALPGR; encoded by the coding sequence ATGACGACGCAGTACTACACCGCCTCAAGCCTTGATGGCTTCGTCGCCACCGAAGACGACTCGTTGGAGTGGCTGTTCCCTCTGGGCGATGTCAAGGAGGCGGGCTATCCGGCCTTCATTGCCCAGGTTGGTGCGATTGCCATGGGAGCCTCTACGTATGAATGGATGCTGCACCATTCCGACAAAGTTGTGGAGGATTCTGGTTCCGCCTGGCCCTTCACCCAGCCCTGCTGGGTCTTCACCCATCGCGTGCTTCCCGGCATTGACGGAGCTGATATTCGCTTCGTCCAGGGCAGTGTCCAGGACGTCCACCCAGCGATGCTGGAGGTGGCGGCGGGGATGAACATCTGGATCGCCGGCGGCGGGGCACTTGCGGTGCAGTTTCATGATGCCGGGTTGCTGGATGAGGCCATCATCCAGATCGGTTCCGTCACCCTTGGCCAGGGCAAGCCGCTCTTCCCCCGTCGGGCGACCAACCCACCCTGGCGGTTGCTGTCGGTGCGCCAGATCGGCTCGGGTCTGGCCGAGCTGCATTACGCGCTGCCAGGTCGTTGA
- a CDS encoding bile acid:sodium symporter family protein translates to MQNSVFTVVLLPLALAIVMLGMGLSLVPEDFRRITRYPRAVAVGTVCQTLVLPLLGALIALVVPMEPVMAVGLVVVAVCPGGPSSNLMTYLARGDVALSVTLTAVSSIVTVVTIPLFTNLALQHFLGEGAAIALPIGTTMLQIVLITLLPTAIGMAIRHRFPGPARRLEKQMGRLAGGLLALIILLLFIREAPKLPGFLAQMGLAIALLNLLAMLAGFLAGRLFRLPLAQQVCIAIEVGIQNGTLAIAITAGLLNNPDMAVPAAVYSLLMYVSGFGAVLCGRRLIPAVRRA, encoded by the coding sequence ATGCAGAACAGCGTCTTCACGGTGGTCCTGCTGCCCCTGGCGCTGGCCATCGTCATGCTGGGCATGGGCCTCAGCCTGGTGCCCGAGGACTTCCGGCGCATCACCCGCTACCCCAGGGCGGTCGCGGTGGGCACGGTCTGCCAGACCCTGGTGCTGCCGCTGCTGGGGGCCCTGATCGCCCTGGTGGTGCCCATGGAGCCGGTGATGGCGGTGGGACTGGTGGTTGTGGCCGTGTGTCCGGGCGGGCCGTCGTCGAACCTGATGACCTACCTGGCCCGGGGGGATGTGGCCCTTTCGGTGACGCTGACGGCCGTGAGCAGCATCGTCACGGTGGTCACGATTCCGCTGTTCACCAACCTGGCCCTCCAGCATTTCCTGGGGGAAGGGGCCGCGATCGCGTTGCCGATCGGCACCACCATGCTGCAGATCGTGCTGATCACCCTGCTGCCGACGGCCATCGGCATGGCCATCCGCCACCGCTTCCCCGGGCCGGCCCGACGCCTTGAGAAACAGATGGGCCGCCTGGCCGGAGGCCTGCTGGCGCTGATCATCCTGCTGCTGTTCATCCGTGAGGCCCCCAAGCTGCCGGGGTTTCTGGCCCAGATGGGGCTGGCCATCGCCCTGCTCAACCTGCTGGCCATGCTGGCGGGCTTCCTGGCCGGCCGGCTGTTCCGGCTACCGCTGGCCCAGCAGGTGTGCATCGCGATCGAAGTGGGGATTCAGAACGGCACCCTGGCGATCGCCATCACGGCTGGTCTGCTCAACAATCCCGACATGGCCGTGCCGGCGGCGGTCTACAGCCTGCTGATGTACGTGTCCGGCTTTGGCGCGGTCCTCTGCGGCAGGCGTCTGATCCCTGCGGTGCGCCGGGCCTGA
- a CDS encoding antibiotic biosynthesis monooxygenase, which produces MDHVLIIHAVKDYEVWKHVFDAAASLRHDAGERSFQVLRDANDPNKVVHFSRWDSIAKAKAFFESPQLVEIRRQAGVASPEFLYLHQLEAGTL; this is translated from the coding sequence TTGGATCACGTTCTGATCATCCACGCCGTAAAGGACTACGAGGTGTGGAAACACGTGTTCGACGCGGCGGCAAGCCTGCGCCATGACGCCGGCGAGCGATCGTTCCAGGTGCTCCGTGACGCGAACGACCCCAACAAAGTGGTGCACTTCTCCCGGTGGGATTCGATCGCCAAGGCGAAGGCGTTCTTCGAGTCCCCCCAGCTGGTGGAGATTCGTCGGCAGGCTGGCGTCGCATCTCCTGAGTTCCTTTATCTGCATCAGCTGGAGGCGGGCACGCTGTGA
- a CDS encoding GNAT family N-acetyltransferase, which translates to MIRAFEPADWPGVWAVLEPVFRAGETFPHDPAIDSDAARQAWVGAVAATFVATDADGAILGTYYLRPNQPCLGAHVANAGYVVAEAARGRGVGHALCRHSQEEARRRGFTAMQFNLVVSTNTAGVAAWSRNGFRTIGHLPGAFRHPRLGDVDALVMFKALD; encoded by the coding sequence ATGATCCGGGCGTTCGAACCGGCCGACTGGCCAGGGGTGTGGGCGGTGCTGGAGCCGGTGTTCCGGGCCGGCGAAACCTTCCCCCACGACCCGGCCATCGACAGCGACGCCGCCCGTCAGGCCTGGGTGGGGGCCGTCGCCGCCACCTTCGTGGCCACCGATGCGGACGGCGCCATCCTGGGCACCTATTACCTGCGGCCCAACCAGCCGTGCCTGGGCGCCCACGTGGCCAACGCCGGCTACGTGGTGGCCGAGGCCGCCAGGGGCCGGGGGGTGGGCCATGCCCTCTGCCGCCACTCCCAGGAGGAGGCCCGGCGGCGGGGCTTCACGGCGATGCAGTTCAACCTGGTGGTGAGCACCAACACCGCCGGCGTGGCCGCCTGGAGCCGCAACGGCTTCCGCACCATCGGCCATCTGCCCGGCGCCTTCCGCCATCCCCGGCTGGGCGATGTGGATGCCCTGGTGATGTTCAAGGCCCTGGACTGA
- a CDS encoding sulfite exporter TauE/SafE family protein produces MAGGGALIGFLLAVLGAGGSILLLPLLISGAGLPTREAVPLSLLAVTLLALANAGPYLRRRQVAPRPALLLGVPALAGSWIGGTLVKHGQVSEPIQLAVFTAAALVAAWLLSSRSRSTVGTATAAPRPGGSPLALAGQGVLVGLLTGIAGVGGGFAIVPALVLLAGLPMSLASGTSLILIATNSLVALAALGHWPTAGLPLLGPLVVGGLVGAIAGQALAPHLSDRHLRRGFAALLVGSALLTGAEALERQRSLSAADPATHAVPHQP; encoded by the coding sequence ATGGCCGGTGGGGGCGCCCTGATCGGCTTCCTGCTGGCGGTGCTCGGGGCCGGCGGCTCGATCCTGCTGCTGCCCCTGCTGATCAGCGGCGCCGGGCTGCCCACCCGCGAGGCGGTGCCGCTCTCGCTCCTGGCCGTCACCCTGCTGGCGCTGGCCAATGCCGGCCCCTACCTGCGGCGACGCCAGGTGGCGCCCCGGCCCGCCCTGCTCCTGGGGGTGCCGGCCCTGGCGGGCAGCTGGATCGGAGGCACCCTGGTGAAGCACGGCCAGGTTTCCGAGCCCATACAGCTGGCCGTGTTCACCGCCGCCGCCCTGGTGGCCGCCTGGTTGCTCTCCAGCCGCTCACGCAGCACGGTCGGCACCGCCACCGCCGCCCCGCGACCCGGGGGATCACCCCTGGCCCTGGCGGGCCAGGGGGTGCTGGTGGGCCTGCTGACCGGCATCGCCGGCGTCGGCGGCGGCTTCGCCATCGTGCCCGCCCTGGTGCTGCTGGCCGGTCTGCCGATGTCCCTGGCCAGCGGCACCAGCCTGATCCTGATTGCCACCAACAGCCTCGTGGCCCTGGCCGCCCTGGGGCACTGGCCCACGGCCGGCCTGCCGCTGCTCGGCCCCCTGGTGGTGGGTGGGCTGGTGGGGGCGATCGCCGGCCAGGCCCTGGCCCCGCACCTGTCGGATCGCCACCTGCGCCGGGGCTTCGCTGCCCTGCTGGTCGGTTCGGCGCTGCTCACGGGCGCCGAAGCCCTCGAGCGCCAGCGCAGCCTCAGCGCCGCCGATCCCGCCACCCACGCCGTCCCGCACCAGCCATGA
- a CDS encoding helix-turn-helix transcriptional regulator: MGVAGPGSIPSPELLEEFSQFFRLLSEPARLQLLCHLRQGPADVASLIEATGFSQSHISRQLSQLQRAGLVTCDRDGVRLIYRADTELVEELCDLVQKRMKQRLQQQLDQLQTA; the protein is encoded by the coding sequence ATGGGCGTTGCCGGCCCCGGTTCCATTCCCAGTCCTGAGCTGCTGGAGGAGTTCAGCCAGTTCTTCCGCCTGCTGAGTGAACCGGCCCGGCTCCAGCTGCTCTGCCATCTGCGCCAGGGTCCGGCCGATGTCGCCTCCCTGATCGAGGCCACCGGCTTCAGCCAGTCCCACATCAGCCGCCAGCTGTCCCAGCTGCAGCGGGCTGGCCTGGTGACCTGCGACCGGGACGGGGTCCGGCTCATCTACCGGGCCGACACCGAGCTGGTGGAGGAACTCTGCGACCTGGTTCAGAAACGCATGAAGCAACGCCTTCAGCAGCAGCTGGACCAGCTTCAGACCGCCTGA